A single genomic interval of Eleutherodactylus coqui strain aEleCoq1 chromosome 3, aEleCoq1.hap1, whole genome shotgun sequence harbors:
- the LOC136620741 gene encoding prolyl-tRNA synthetase associated domain-containing protein 1-like, with protein sequence MSASLRDELQQYLQELGVQPVCVEHPEVFTVEEMMPHVQHLKGAHSKNLFLKDKKKKGLWLVTVLHDRQVNLNDLAKKLNVGSGNLRFADEASMVEKLKVGQGCATPLALFCDDKGDVKFVLDSKFLEEGHERVYFHPMTNSATMGLTPDEFVTFLKKTGHDPIIVNFDD encoded by the exons ATGTCGGCTTCTCTGAGAGACGAGCTGCAGCAGTACCTGCAGGAGCTGGGGGTCCAGCCCGTGTGTGTGGAACACCCTGAG GTCTTTACAGTGGAGGAAATGATGCCGCACGTCCAGCATCTAAAAGGAGCACATAGTAAAAATCTGTTCTTGAAGGATAAGAAGAAGAAAGGGCTCTGGCTGGTGACTGTGCTCCATGACCGCCAAGTCAACCTCAACGATCTTGCAAAGAAGTTGAACGTTGGCAGTGGAAATCTCCGGTTTGCAGATGAAGCCTCCATGGTTGAAAAGCTAAAAGTGGGTCAGGGCTGCGCCACCCCCCTCGCCCTCTTCTGTGATGACAAGGGAGATGTAAAGTTTGTTCTGGACTCTAAGTTCTTAGAAGAAGGCCATGAGAGAGTCTATTTCCATCCGATGACCAATTCTGCAACAATGGGGCTTACTCCAGATGAATTTGTCACCTTTTTGAAAAAGACTGGTCATGATCCTATAATAGTAAACTTTGATGATTAG